From Oryza sativa Japonica Group chromosome 4, ASM3414082v1, one genomic window encodes:
- the LOC4336128 gene encoding fasciclin-like arabinogalactan protein 7, which yields MELKSAVLAVAALCLALALLLPRVALSQRLATADAPAPAPAPRHVDLAELLSLAGPYGTFLGYLTKTGVITTFQSQANDTAAGAPGVTVFAPEDSAFAAVGGGAALSNLTADQLRTLMLCHGVPRYHPLSSFSALAASGPAPTFAGGQQYAVNVTDAAGTVRIQSGWATAKLVSSVYSTSPVAVYALNRVLLPEQIFPTAPKVAPVPAPAPAPVHGDKANDGAPGAGELGASDVKSSSCRVGAGRLLAILAVMVSSFSDDIVV from the coding sequence ATGGAGCTGAAATccgccgtgctcgccgtcgcggcgctgTGCCTCGCGCTCGCGCTCCTGCTCCCGCGCGTCGCGCTGTCACAGAGGCTAGCTACAGCGGACgcccccgcgccggcgccggcgccgcgccacgTCGACCTCGCCGAGCTGCTCTCCCTCGCCGGGCCGTACGGCACGTTCCTGGGCTACCTCACCAAGACGGGCGTGATCACGACGTTCCAGAGCCAGGCCAacgacaccgccgccggcgcccccgGCGTCACCGTGTTCGCCCCCGAGGACTCGGCGTTcgcggccgtcggcggcggcgccgcgctgtCCAACCTCACCGCCGACCAGCTCCGCACGCTCATGCTGTGCCACGGGGTGCCCCGGTACCACCCGCTCTCGTCGTTCTCGGCGCTGGCCGCGTCGGGCCCGGCGCCCACGTTCGCCGGCGGGCAGCAGTACGCCGTGAACGTCACTGACGCCGCCGGGACGGTCCGCATCCAGTCCGGCTGGGCCACCGCGAAGCTCGTCAGCAGCGTGTACTCGACGTCGCCCGTGGCGGTGTACGCGCTGAACAGGGTGCTGCTGCCGGAGCAGATCTTCCCGACCGCCCCTAAGGTCGCACCCGTGCCGGCCCCGGCCCCGGCGCCGGTGCACGGGGACAAGGCGAACGACGGCGCACCGGGCGCAGGCGAGCTTGGCGCCTCGGACGTCAAGAGTTCGTCGTGCCGGGTTGGCGCCGGGCGCCTTCTCGCCATCTTGGCTGTAATGGTATCCAGTTTTTCTGATGATATAgtggtgtga
- the LOC107278567 gene encoding uncharacterized protein, with the protein MWGVLSLFRRRRRTARVVDESALVGGHAGAGDDDDARGRGVAAAGGAGALMARALLAMSCVVRRLDGEDVGGGGGVEEAWATSGWRPPRADEAGRHLVVRESMRYAIYG; encoded by the coding sequence ATGTGGGGCGTGCTGTCTCTGttccggcggcgaaggcggacgGCGCGGGTGGTGGACGAGAGCGCGCTAGTCGGGGGGcacgccggcgcgggcgacgacgacgacgcgcgcgggcgcggcgtggcggcggcgggcggggcagGCGCTCTGATGGCGAGGGCGCTGCTCGCCATGTCGTGCGTGGTGCGGcgcctcgacggcgaggacgtgggaggaggaggaggtgtggaggaggcgtgggcgacgagcgggtggcggccgccgcgcgccgacgAGGCCGGGCGCCACCTCGTGGTGCGAGAGAGCATGCGCTACGCCATCTACGGGTAG
- the LOC4336133 gene encoding protein POLYCHOME, producing MPEMRDSKRTALGELSGGGGFFIRRVASPGALAARGPGKPLARRFIRPSNNKENVPPVWAVKATATKRRSPLPDWYPRTPLRDITAIAKAIQRSRLRIAAAQQRSQTPEQNTPHCTEVRDSLDVEPGINSTQIVATPASSLAKDSLKIFSSPSETSLVTPSKPMDPVLLDDMEKKLSSSIEQIEKMVRRNLKRTPKAAAAQPSKRAIQRRTLMSMR from the exons ATGCCTGAGATGAGGGATAGCAAGAGGACGGCCCTTGGCGAGctctccggcggtggcgggttcTTCATCAGGAGGGTGGCCTCGCCGGGTGCTCTTGCGGCGAGGGGCCCCGGGAAGCCGTTGGCTCGGCGGTTCATACGGCCATCGAACAACAAGGAGAACGTGCCCCCGGTTTGGGCTGTGAAGGCCACAGCCACAAAGAGGAGAAGCCCACTTCCTGATTGGTACCCGAGGACGCCGTTGCGTGACATCACGGCGATTGCAAAG GCTATTCAGAGAAGCCGCTTAAGGATTGCTGCTGCTCAGCAGCGAAGCCAGACACCTGAGCAGAATACTCCCCATTGCACTGAAGTTCGGGACTCCCTTGATGTTGAACCTGGCATCAACTCAACTCAAATTGTTGCGACCCCTGCATCTAGCTTGGCCAAGGACAGTCTGAAGATTTTCTCCTCGCCATCTGAAACATCACTTGTTACCCCGTCCAAGCCGATGGATCCAGTCCTTCTGGATGATATGGAGAAGAAACTGTCCAGCTCAATAGAGCAGATAGAGAAGATGGTGAGGAGAAACCTGAAGAGAACTCCGAAGGCGGCGGCTGCTCAGCCTTCCAAGAGGGCcatccagaggcgcacactcatgTCGATGCGTTAA
- the LOC107280795 gene encoding uncharacterized protein, whose translation MEEEEEEHKIPQPGNRLEPSNPSGVAAPDQPPAPPIADAADAGAAAMAPFRRWADLPPDLLCRVGDRLDLKCYASARGACTAWRSALSPASPALLVLSDARMCPSAASLPTRRCFDLAAILTGGRCVGSSNGWLVLSIALYGGQSAFVLFNPITTTEIVLPPLIYESRWVSKVVFAPSPAKDDYAAAAICDIDRIAYVTAGARRWAVLDPVRLVTGDQLTDVVYHDKGKVYCLTRCGDVHLLRLPERRRRKPADEPGPSEQPPEAPVVPLPECAVAIRARRTQLHHNFRMVCYDHLGPRDQMMPMKLTVCSETLIPFNYRRFAIGPLEPDLNAPATVEPLLPEGNLPFDPATSFAPPYNTVSAFTNAKNIVLCEGNLYQIWRNASCTVTLQLPGGGHRRVSENEILVLRYYPRRQPCWDAVTDLGGYSVFVGRNNAVSMYAEGVHGLKGNCVYWIGGRGRDQGMVFDMETGRSTPCYPLVGGMPGPLQSTICWFFLSDIVNASNNSGGRRVYQTRSRSRAERAQDMEE comes from the coding sequence atggaggaggaggaggaggagcataAAATTCCCCAACCTGGCAATCGCCTGGAGCCTTCGAACCCTAGCGGGGTAGCCGCCCCGGatcagccgccggcgccgcccatcGCCGACGCAGCCGACGCGGGCGCGGCCGCCATGGCGCCGTTCAGGCGCTGGGCGGACCTGCCGCCGGACCTGCTGTGCCGCGTCGGCGACAGGCTGGACCTCAAGTGCTACGCCAGCGCGCGCGGGGCGTGCACGGCGTGGCGGTCGGCGctgtcgccggcgtcgccggcgctccTCGTGCTGTCCGACGCCAGGATGTGCCCCTCGGCGGCGTCCCTCCCGACGCGGCGGTGCTTCGACCTCGCGGCGATACTGACGGGGGGCAGATGCGTCGGGTCCAGCAACGGGTGGCTCGTCCTGTCCATCGCGCTCTACGGCGGGCAGAGCGCGTTCGTGCTCTTCAACCCCATCACCACCACGGAGATCGTCCTCCCGCCCCTGATCTACGAGAGCAGGTGGGTCTCCAAGGTCGTGTTCGCGCCCAGCCCCGCCAAGGACgactacgccgccgccgccatctgcgACATCGACAGGATCGCCTACGTCACCGCGGGCGCCAGGAGGTGGGCCGTCCTCGACCCCGTCCGCCTCGTCACCGGCGACCAGCTCACCGACGTCGTCTACCACGACAAAGGTAAGGTCTACTGCCTCACGAGGTGCGGAGACGTGCACCTGCTCCGCCTCCCCGAGCGCCGTCGCCGGAAACCCGCCGATGAGCCAGGGCCATCAGAACAACCACCAGAGGCACCAGTGGTGCCGCTTCCTGAATGCGCAGTTGCAATTCGAGCTAGGCGAACCCAACTCCACCACAACTTTCGCATGGTCTGCTATGACCATCTTGGACCAAGGGATCAGATGATGCCGATGAAGCTCACTGTCTGTTCAGAGACACTCATCCCTTTCAATTATAGGAGGTTCGCGATCGGACCTCTCGAACCGGACCTAAATGCGCCGGCGACGGTCGAGCCAttgttgccagaggggaaccTCCCGTTTGATCCTGCCACCAGTTTCGCTCCGCCATACAACACCGTGTCTGCTTTTACCAATGCCAAGAACATTGTGCTGTGTGAGGGCAACTTGTACCAGATCTGGAGGAATGCAAGCTGCACTGTGACTTTGCAGCTGCCCGGAGGCGGTCACCGTCGTGTATCGGAGAATGAAATCTTGGTTCTAAGGTACTACCCCCGTCGCCAGCCGTGCTGGGATGCTGTGACAGACTTGGGGGGCTACTCAGTGTTTGTTGGGCGGAACAATGCCGTGTCGATGTATGCTGAGGGTGTGCATGGTCTCAAGGGCAACTGTGTGTACTGGATTGGTGGGCGTGGTAGGGATCAGGGCATGGTGTTCGACATGGAAACCGGGAGGTCTACGCCTTGCTATCCTTTGGTTGGTGGCATGCCAGGGCCTTTGCAAAGCACGATCTGCTGGTTCTTCTTGAGTGATATAGTGAACGCCAGCAACAATAGTGGAGGAAGGAGAGTTTATCAGACACGATCAAGGTCCCGTGCGGAACGTGCACAGGATATGGAAGAGTAA
- the LOC4336129 gene encoding glycerophosphodiester phosphodiesterase GDPDL3: MRGSHVCSLVSSLVFLWLGVAAAQKASSWKTLSGNAPAIIAKGGFSGIFPDSSEFAYQFALIASSPDTILYCDVRLTKDGLGICLPDIKMDNCTNIPDFYQQGRKSYLVNGVSTAGWFSVDYNGTELGQVSLKQSIFSRSPRFDPSFFPILAVEDIASKFKPPGMWLNVQHDSFYSQFNLSMSNYIFSVSKRVIVDYISSPEVSFLTKVSGKLSNNTRLVFRFLDESTIEPSTKQTYGSMLKNLTFVKTFASGIIVPKKYIWPVSPDNYLEPHTSVVDDAHKAGLEIYAADFANDFMFSYNHSYDPLAEYLSFIDNGAFSVDGVLTDFPVTPSEAIGCFTNLKKSKTDHGKPLIISHNGASGDYPACTDLAYQKAVDDGADVIDCPVQLTKDGIPICMSSINLMDDTTVAKSQFASQTAVIKDIESVLGVFTFNLTWDDIVKNLRPKISTPFSSFKLDRNPRYRNAGNFMRLSDFLDFTKDKDLSGIMISVEHAAFVAEELGFDMVDSVIKTLDAAGYSNQTAQKVMIQSSNSSVLVKFKQQTKYDLVYMINEEVKDAAPSSLAAIKKFADAVSVEGNSIFPENRHFTTYQTNLVESLQNAGLPVYVYTLMNEFASQPYDFFSDATAQINAYVQGAGVNGVITDFPATARRYKLNTCMHMGNNTPSFMAPARPGDLLQIISKPAQPPAMSPMPLLTGSDVAEPPLPPARTAQAPSLASRMQAHAAIVVTLAMLLACHPLV, encoded by the exons ATGAGGGGCAGCCATGTCTGCTCCCTGGTTTCCTCCCTCGTTTTCCTGTGGCTGGGGGTTGCTGCTGCGCAGAAGGCCTCTTCTTGGAAGACGCTGAGCG GCAATGCTCCGGCAATCATAGCCAAGGGAGGATTTTCAGGCATATTCCCCGATTCAAGCGAATTTGCGTACCAGTTTGCGCTCATTGCTAGTTCGCCAGATACAATCCTATACTGTGATGTTCGGTTGACCAAGGATGGTCTTGGTATCTGCCTGCCGGACATAAAGATGGACAACTGTACCAATATTCCAGATTTCTATCAACAGGGTAGGAAGAGCTACCTTGTCAATGGCGTGTCGACGGCGGGATGGTTCTCCGTTGATTACAATGGCACCGAGCTTGGCCAAGTGTCTT TGAAGCAATCAATCTTTTCTCGCTCGCCGAGGTTTGATCCAAGCTTCTTTCCAATTCTTGCTGTCGAAGACATAGCATCCAAATTTAAGCCTCCTGGAATGTGGCTCAATGTCCAG CATGACAGTTTCTACAGTCAGTTCAATCTAAGCATGTCAAACTACATATTTTCTGTGTCAAAACGTGTTATTGTTGACTATATCTCATCACCTGAAGTGAGCTTCCTTACTAAAGTATCTGGAAAGCTTAGCAACAACACGAGGCTTGTGTTCCGTTTTCTCGATGAGAGCACAATCGAACCATCTACCAAACAGACATATGGATCCATGTTGAAAAATCTTACATTTGTCAAGACATTCGCATCTGGTATAATTGtcccaaaaaaatatatctgGCCTGTTTCACCAGATAATTATCTGGAACCACACACTTCAGTCGTCGATGATGCTCATAAAGCAGGGTTGGAAATTTATGCTGCCGACTTTGCCAATGACTTTATGTTCAGTTACAACCATAGCTATGATCCATTAGCAGAATATCTCTCATTCATTGACAATGGTGCTTTCTCTGTTGATGGAGTATTGACTGATTTTCCTGTTACACCTTCAGAAGCCATAG GCTGCTTTACTAATCTGAAGAAAAGCAAAACAGATCATG GAAAGCCTCTAATTATTTCCCACAATGGTGCTAGTGGGGATTACCCAGCCTGCACTGATCTAGCTTATCAAAAAGCAGTTGATGATGGTGCCGATGTCATTGATTGCCCTGTCCAATTGACCAAAGATGGCATACCAATATGCATGAGTTCCATTAACTTGATGGATGATACTACAGTTGCAAAATCACAGTTCGCCTCTCAGACAGCAGTAATCAAAGATATTGAGAGTGTGCTAGGAGTCTTTACCTTCAACCTTACTTGGGATGACATCGTAAAGAATCTGAGAC CCAAAATCTCTACCCCGTTTAGCTCCTTCAAACTGGACAGAAATCCAAGATATAGGAATGCGGGGAATTTCATGAGATTATCAGACTTTCTGGACTTCACAAAGGATAAGGATTTATCAGGAATTATGATCAGCGTGGAG CATGCTGCTTTTGTGGCGGAGGAACTTGGGTTTGACATGGTAGACTCAGTTATCAAGACCCTCGATGCTGCTGGTTACAGCAACCAAACTGCCCAGAAAGTTATGATTCAGTCAAGCAACAGCTCGGTTTTGGTGAAGTTCAAGCAGCAAACGAAGTACGACCTTGTGTACATGATCAACGAGGAGGTCAAGGACGCCGCGCCTTCTTCCCTCGCTGCCATCAAGAAGTTTGCCGATGCCGTTTCCGTCGAAGGCAACTCTATATTCCCCGAGAACCGCCATTTCACTACCTACCAGACCAACCTCGTCGAGTCCCTGCAGAATGCCGGTCTCCCGGTCTATGTTTACACTCTCATGAACGAGTTCGCTTCTCAGCCATACGACTTCTTCTCGGACGCGACCGCGCAGATCAATGCGTATGTTCAGGGTGCTGGAGTGAATGGCGTGATCACAGATTTCCCGGCAACAGCACGGAGATACAAAT TGAACACCTGTATGCACATGGGGAACAACACGCCGAGCTTCATGGCCCCGGCTCGCCCGGGTGACCTGCTGCAGATCATCAGTAAGCCGGCGCAGCCGCCGGCGATGTCGCCGATGCCCCTCCTGACGGGCTCGGACGTGgcggagccgccgctgccgcctgcaAGAACAGCTCAGGCGCCGTCGCTCGCGAGCAGGATGCAGGCTCATGCCGCGATCGTCGTCACATTGGCGATGCTTCTCGCTTGCCATCCCCTGGTATGA
- the LOC4336131 gene encoding probably inactive leucine-rich repeat receptor-like protein kinase At5g06940: MATTAAAANLLLFSAVLLLATPSNAASAAAPAVAAMPVQPQELLLSFRSSLNDPSGALSTWSRSTPYCNWSHVTCTAGGGGGGVAVGLSLQGLGLSGDIAAEPLCRVPGLAALSLASNTFNQTVPLQLSRCALLVSLNLSSAGLWGPLPDQLAMLASLASLDLSGNDIEGQVPPGLAALRGLQVLDLGGNRLSGVLHPALFRNLTKLHFLDLSKNQFLESELPPELGEMAGLRWLFLQGSGFGGAIPETLLQLEQLEVLDLSMNSLTGALPPAFGHNFRKLLSLDLSQNGFSGPFPKEIGKCVMLQRFQVQGNGFTGELPAGLWSLPDLRVVRAESNRFSGRLPELSAAASRLEQVQVDNNSISGEIPRSIGMVRTMYRFTASANRLAGGLPDTLCDSPAMSIINVSGNALSGAIPELTRCRRLVSLSLSGNALTGPIPASLGGLPVLTYIDVSSNGLTGAIPAELQGLKLALLNVSYNHLTGRVPPSLVSGALPAVFLQGNPGLCGLPADGGCDAPAAPPSRNRLALAATVASFVTGVLLLLALGAFAVCRRLHAAAKLVLFYPIKITADELLAALRDKNAIGRGAFGKVYLIELQDGQNIAVKKFICSSNQTFGAVKNHMKTFAKIRHKNIARLLGFCYDSHGGGGEVSVIYEHLRMGSLQDLIRAPKFAVGWNDRLRIAIGVAEGLVYLHRDYTPRFLHRDLKSSNVLLGDDFEPRVTGFGIDRVVGEKAYRSSLASDLNYSCYIAPEVNCTKKPTHLMDVYSFGVILLELITGKPAGQPASDDSVDIVRWVRRRVNVAGGAAQILDPAAAVSHAAQQGMQAALELALLCTSVMPDQRPAMDEVVRSLQLLHSPQTLPPPPPFTGVAVEP, encoded by the exons AtggcgaccaccgccgccgccgccaacctcctcctcttctcagCCGTGTTGCTCCTCGCCACGCCGTCGAACGCCGCCtcggcggcagcgccggcggtggcggcgatgccgGTGCAGCCGCAGGAGCTGCTGCTCAGCTTCAGGTCCTCCCTGAACGACCCGTCCGGTGCCCTGTCGACGTGGTCGCGCTCCACGCCGTACTGCAACTGGTCGCACGTCACctgcaccgccggcggcggcggcggcggcgtcgcggtcggCCTGTCGCTGCAGGGCCTCGGACTCTCCGGGGAcatcgccgccgagccgctGTGCCGGGTGCCGGGGCTGGCGGCGCTCAGCCTCGCGTCGAACACCTTCAACCAGACCGTCCCGCTGCAGCTGTCGCGGTGCGCGTTGCTCGTGTCGCTCAACCTCAGCTCCGCGGGGCTCTGGGGTCCGCTCCCCGACCAGCTCGCCATGCTCGCCTCCCTCGCGTCGCTCGACCTCAGCGGCAACGACATCGAGGGTCAGGTGCCGCCCGGCCTCGCCGCGCTGCGGGGGCTCCAGGTGCTCGACCTCGGCGGCAACCGCCTCTCCGGCGTGCTCCACCCGGCGCTGTTCCGCAACCTCACGAAGCTGCACTTCCTCGACCTGTCCAAGAACCAGTTCCTGGAGTCCGAGCtgccgccggagctcggcgaGATGGCCGGACTCAGGTGGCTCTTCTTGCAGGGGTCAGGGTTCGGCGGCGCGATCCCCGAGACACTTCTCCAGCTGGAGCAGCTTGAGGTTCTTGACCTCTCCATGAACAGCCTCACCGGAGCTCTGCCACCGGCGTTCGGCCACAACTTCCGGAAGCTGCTGTCCCTCGACCTCTCGCAGAATGGCTTCTCCGGGCCGTTCCCCAAGGAGATCGGCAAGTGCGTGATGCTGCAGAGGTTCCAGGTGCAGGGCAACGGGTTCACCGGCGAGCTCCCCGCCGGCCTCTGGTCGCTGCCGGACTTGCGGGTGGTCCGCGCCGAGAGCAACCGCTTCTCCGGCCGGCTCCCCGAGCTGTccgcggcggcgtcccggctCGAGCAGGTGCAGGTCGACAACAACAGCATCTCCGGCGAGATACCCCGGAGCATCGGCATGGTCCGCACCATGTACCGGTTCACCGCCTCCGCGaaccggctcgccggcggcctgCCGGACACCCTCTGCGACTCCCCGGCGATGAGCATCATCAACGTCTCCGGCAACGCGCTCTCCGGCGCGATCCCGGAGCTCACGAGGTGCAGGAGGCTGGTGTCGCTGTCGCTGTCGGGCAACGCGCTCACCGGCCCGATACCGGCGTCCCTCGGCGGCCTGCCGGTGCTGACGTACATTGACGTGTCCAGCAACGGCCTCACCGGCGCCATCCCGGCCGAGCTCCAGGGCCTCAAGCTCGCGCTGCTCAACGTCTCCTACAACCACCTCACCGGCCGCGTCCCGCCGTCGCTGGTCTCCGGCGCCCTCCCCGCCGTGTTCCTCCAGGGCAACCCCGGCCTGTGCGGCCtgccggcggacggcggctgcgacgcgccggccgcgccgccgtcgagaaACCGCCTCGCGCTGGCCGCAACCGTGGCGTCCTTCGTCACcggcgtgctgctgctgctggctctCGGAGCGTTCGCCGTCTGCAGGaggctgcacgccgccgccaagctGGTGCTCTTCTACCCGATCAAGATCACCGCCGACGAGCTGCTCGCCGCACTCCGCGACAAGAACGCCATTGGCAGGGGAGCATTCGGCAAGGTCTACCTGATCGAGCTGCAAGACGGGCAAAACATCGCGGTCAAGAAATTCATATGCTCAAGCAACCAAACATTCGGAGCAGTGAAGAATCACATGAAAACTTTCGCAAAAATCCGGCACAAGAACATTGCCAGATTGCTGGGCTTCTGCTACGActcccatggcggcggcggcgaggtgagcgTCATCTACGAGCACCTGAGGATGGGGAGCTTGCAGGATCTGATACGCGCGCCGAAGTTCGCGGTGGGGTGGAACGACAGGTTGAGGATCGCGATCGGAGTAGCAGAAGGGTTGGTGTACCTTCACCGTGATTACACTCCTCGCTTTCTGCATCGCGATCTCAAGTCGAGCAATGTGTTGCTGGGTGATGATTTTGAGCCCAGAGTTACCGGATTTGGGATCGATCGTGTCGTTGGCGAGAAGGCGTATCGATCTTCGTtggcttctgatctgaattacaGCTGCTACATCGCTCCAG AGGTAAACTGCACCAAGAAACCAACGCACCTCAtggacgtgtacagcttcggcgtcatcctcctggAGCTGATCACCGGGAAGCCGGCGGGGCAGCCGGCGTCGGACGACTCGGTGGACATCGTCCGGTGGGTGCGGCGGCGGGTCAacgtggccggcggcgcggcgcagatactcgaccccgccgccgccgtctcccacGCGGCGCAGCAGGGGATGCAGGCGGCGCTGGAGCTCGCCCTGCTCTGCACCTCGGTGATGCCTGACCAGAGACCGGCCATGGATGAGGTCGTCCGGTCGCTGCAGCTGCTGCATTCGCCGCAGactctgccgccaccgccgccgttcaCCGGAGTTGCTGTGGAACCTTGA
- the LOC9266635 gene encoding uncharacterized protein codes for MDDDGGERTFKANFTGEGVRLLRARVKEKLRELMGDYSDDTLAEYVVVLLRNGRRKDEAAKELEVFLSDNNEAFVSWLWDHLSSNLHLYVQPKAISSNNEVNSTRSNARGMPAQNMTSSTQAIREPVAGTQKTTGIHQRREWGGIVRDQSETVPLRSVVTTVLHAEEKDVNKSHARRRTHSPDMHHQRKRSREDDERQIKRTSHQDIDAPRRLLQFAVRDAVRPVQPITPRSESASKRLRSVVSTMPSDSPLDVRLQRTNSDVRVPGVTAAALRAAAEAAEDVLKEKYSGSVFRRLGRKGMVNAAEESFGFSEQGREREYGDIDNVQAENQLDVHGRNHYAGDAYMYDREAAKGTDSASDIDRHDDTGAARYNDLVSCRSTLPSSIGKESVVAGFNTVEGTTTIRSRRSIMQDPHASSGRGPSERINMVNNITQKPANQATRRNAVKIEPQVPTEMKHTDSRKSTATLAHVNNTPMTDKSKDSMCSSSMVEEQKLPSLAVGSCSTGQPEGGTDSRTVFLSNVHFAATKDALSRHFNKFGAVLKTLIVTDIAGQPTGSAYIEFLHKESAEQALTLDNTSFMSRMLKVVRKNSLEVSQQSGWPRGSRGSTFPSRLTRTAYPRPAFPGAMRGRLPLRGGARSLQWKRDNADTVDAAKPGHSTPIPTGNQLISPVVRSFTYTRAEQKQDVGATI; via the exons ATGGACGATGATGGCGGGGAGAGGACGTTCAAGGCGAACTTCACCGGGGAAGGGGTGAGGCTGCTGCGGGCGCGCGTCAAGGAGAAGCTCAGGGAGCTCATGGGCGACTACTCCGACGACACCCTCGCG GAGTATGTTGTGGTATTGCTCAGAAATGGAAGACGGAAGGATGAGGCTGCAAAAGAGCTGGAGGTTTTTTTGAGTGACAACAACGAAGCATTTGTATCCTG GTTATGGGACCACCTCTCCTCAAATTTGCACCTTTATGTGCAACCCAAAGCTATCTCTTCAAATAATGAAGTTAATAGTACTCGGAGTAATGCTAGAGGAATGCCTGCACAAAATATGACTAGCAGCACACAAGCTATTCGTGAACCTGTAGCTGGCACTCAGAAGACAACGGGAATTCATCAGAGAAGGGAGTGGGGAGGAATTGTTCGAGACCAATCAGAAACAGTTCCCCTTCGAAGTGTTGTAACTACTGTTTTGCATGCAGAGGAAAAGGATGTTAATAAATCACATGCCAGAAGACGAACCCACTCACCTGACATGCATCACCAAAGAAAGAGAAGCAGAGAAGATGATGAACGGCAAATCAAG AGAACATCACACCAAGATATTGATGCACCACGCCGGCTTCTTCAGTTTGCTGTTCGGGATGCTGTTAGACCTGTACAGCCCATAACCCCTAGGTCAGAATCAGCATCCAAACGACTTCGTTCTGTGGTGTCTACCATGCCATCGGATTCACCACTTGATGTCAGACTGCAGAGAACAAATTCAGATGTAAGAGTACCTGGTGTCACCGCAGCAGCATTAAGAGCTGCAGCTGAGGCTGCTGAAGATGTTCTGAAGGAGAAATACTCTGGAAGTGTGTTTAGGAGATTGGGTAGAAAGGGCATGGTGAATGCTGCTGAGGAATCCTTTGGTTTCAGTGAACAAGGTCGAGAAAGAGAATATGGTGATATAGATAATGTCCAAGCAGAAAATCAACTAGATGTTCATGGAAGAAATCATTATGCAGGTGATGCTTATATGTATGACCGGGAGGCAGCCAAAGGCACTGATTCTGCATCAGATATCGATCGGCATGATGATACTGGTGCAGCTAGGTATAATGATTTGGTATCTTGCCGAAGTACATTGCCTTCTAGTATAGGCAAAGAATCAGTAGTAGCGGGGTTCAATACTGTTGAAGGAACTACAACCATTAGAAGCAGAAGGTCTATAATGCAGGACCCACATGCTAGTTCAGGGCGAGGACCATCTGAAAGGATTAACATGGTTAACAATATTACACAAAAGCCTGCCAACCAGGCAACAAGAAGGAATGCTGTGAAGATAGAGCCTCAAGTGCCCACAGAGATGAAACATACTGACTCAAGAAAGTCAACTGCGACACTTGCACATGTTAACAATACTCCAATGACTGACAAGTCCAAA GATTCAATGTGTTCAAGCTCTATGGTGGAGGAACAGAAGCTTCCATCACTTG CTGTTGGATCATGCAGTACAGGTCAGCCAGAAGGTGGCACTGATTCTAGAacagtttttctttccaat GTACATTTTGCTGCTACAAAAGATGCTCTTTCCCGTCATTTCAATAAGTTTGGAGCTGTGCTTAAAACTCTTATTGTGACTGATATTGCTGGTCAGCCAACAGG CTCAGCGTACATTGAATTCTTGCACAAAGAGTCAGCAGAACAAGCCCTAACTCTTGACAACACATCTTTTATGTCGCGCATGCTCAAG GTTGTTAGAAAGAACTCTCTCGAAGTGTCTCAACAGTCTGGCTGGCCCCGTGGTTCTCGGGGATCAACATTCCCTTCAAGACTCACTAGAACTGCATACCCAAGGCCAGCATTTCCTGGTGCTATGCGTGGGCGTCTACCACTCAGAGGTGGTGCTCGGAGCTTACAATGGAAGCGTGATAATGCTGATACTGTCGATGCGGCAAAACCTGGTCACAGCACACCTATACCTACCGGTAATCAGTTGATAAGCCCAGTTGTGCGGAGCTTCACCTACACACGTGCTGAGCAAAAACAGGACGTTGGTGCGACCATTTGA